The Struthio camelus isolate bStrCam1 chromosome 15, bStrCam1.hap1, whole genome shotgun sequence nucleotide sequence TGGTGCCCAGGGCAGAGCTAAGCTACCTTGAAGCTTCTCTTGTGGCTGGCACAGACCCTTGGACTCCAGACAAAATCTGACTGTGGTGATGCGGTGGGGCTTTTCACGGAGCACTGGGACTGGGAGAAAGCGGAGGCATCTTGTGGTGGGAGCTAGAAACAACTGCTCCGTCTGGACGTGTGGATGGAGCATGACCAAAGGGGAGGTGCTGACTCTGGCTCACAGCACAGTGTTCAGCAGCCCCCAGACAGTGCCCTGGCAGTGGCGTCCTCTGGGGCAGTTCCTATAGCTACCACCACTGTGCTTAACCCTTGAGGTGAGCTGGGgccagccagtccctgggctccctggggagAGGCTGTGCTGTGCGGCAGCCTCTGCCtggactgggagcgctgggaagGTGCTCTGCATGCCAGGCTGTACAGCAGGAGTGGGCGCCTGGCTTGTAAGGCAGCAAAGGTTGGCATGCCGTCTGCAGCTGGGTGCTCCAGGATGCTGGATGCATCACGCTGTTAGCAGGATAGGGAAGCTGGGCTGCGGATGTGGGTAAGACCAGAGAGGCTTCGGGGACGGGACCCATAGCAATGACCTTTGGATCCTGACACAGGACAGCGACGTTGTGCTCTTATagcagggagaagggggggagATGGGGTGGTTGCACTCAAGGTATTGGCTTCAAGAGGTCCCAAATGCGTAGGCGTGCTGACCCAGGTCGCTGGCTGTCATGAAATGGGTGGACTATGTGGTTGGGAAATGTAGTAGCTGGCCCTGCTTTCCCCTTGCGCCTCTCACAAGCGGTGGATGAGGCCCTGCGTCCACATTCATGCCTGTGGGGCGAGGTGTGACATTTTGCCCTAAGACGCTGCCTAACGCAGATGAAGCTGCTCCCGCTGCGGCAGAAGAAGGCCCATGTGATGGAGATCCAGCTGAACGGCGGGACAGTGGCAGACAAGGTTGACTGGGTCCGTGAGAGGCTGGAGAAGCAGGTCTCTGTGCACAGCGTCTTCAGCCAGAACGAGATGATTGATGTCATTGGTGTGACCAAGGGGCGTGGGATGAAAGGTACAAAACAGGGGGACCCTTGCCAGGGGCTTGGCTCTGTCCCTCTCAGCTGACACTGCCCACAAGGTAGTGCTGGGAGAAGGGAGTGGGAGCTGAGCTGAGACCTCACCAACTCCTTTCACAGGGGATAGCAAGGAGCCCCTGGACCTCAACCATGACATGCATTTCCCTCGCAGCAGAGCTTGGTTTGTTTATCTCAGCAAAGGCCATGTTGTCTGCCGTGCTCAGAGTCCTCCCGGGAGGCTCAGAGGCACTTTGAAGACGTAAAGGCATTGCACTGCTCACAAACCCCATGTGTGTGAAGGTGTGGGTGttcctgtgtgtgtgcgtggatGTGTTCAGCAGGAACATGTCACACTCTGATCAGATCCATGGGAAGTGAGAAAAGTTTTGTGCTCTGGCCCCTCACTGTGGTGACAGCTCTTGGTTTCCTTCCAATACTGTGTCTTCTGAGAACTTCAGAAGAAAGATAAGATGCTCCCCTTCCCTTGCATCTCCTCCCTGGCACTTGGACACTAGCCCCGAATCTACTCCACTTCCTGGTGTTCTCACAGCCCTTTCTGGTCACGCTTCCAGGGGTGACGAGCCGTTGGCACTCCAAGAAGCTTCCCAGGAAGACACACAAAGGCTTGCGCAAAGTCGCCTGCATTGGAGCCTGGCACCCGGCTCGGGTTGGCTACTCCATAGCCCGGGCTGGCCAGAAGGGCTACCATCACCGCACTGAGCTCAACAAGAAGGTACGGCCTATATGGGCCCCCTCACAGCACCactgccttccttccctgctgTCACCATCCTTCTTTCCGCAGTGGCCTCGGTTCCCCCCAGCTGCTCAGACTTTGCCTTAGAGATCTGCAGTGCTGTTTTTCTGCTGGTCTCTTCAGCAGTGCTCGTTCCCTGCTCAGGGGACACATCGCAGGGGACACGTTTCAGTGGCTGTCGTGTAATCCCTGAAATGTCTGTCTGTGAGGGGGCAGGAGAGTTGCCAACTGCATTTCCTTCCTGTTCCTAGATTTACCGCATTGGCCATGGGATCCACATAGAAGATGGCAAACTGGTGAAGAACAATGCCTCGACACACTACGATGTCACGGAGAAGACCATCACGCCTCTGGTTAGGGCTAAAGGGGTAGCAGGGCTGTGACTGGCCGTGGCTTCAGGGATCTGGGCCAGGGAAGTAATTTCTCAGCTGGAGACAGCTGCATGGGAAGTGATTTGAATTCTACTGAAGGAAATGCAGTGATTCCCTTCCTCCTGTTTTAGACACAGAAAAAACTATCTCTGTGGGATTTTTTAGGCCCTTTGGTATTCCCAGacgttttgttttcagctgataTGCTGGGCAAGGACTGAGGACTTTggtaaaaaaaacagcaacaacaacaaagtataAATGTTGTTAAAATTGGATATTTAACAGAGAAATGTTTGTTACTTTGTTAAAATTCACTTTCCCATATAAAATCTGTTAACTCAGGAGCCTGGCCGGCTTTGCTCTCTGTTTACCCACACTCTCCACAGGAGGAAGCAGAGTAGCTGCCTCGGTAGGTCTTAATGAGTGCTCTTTTCCTCAGATCATGCAATTGGTGTGGCTGAAATGCTCCGGTGTCCCTGGGTAGGTGTCCTGATGGGTGCAGATTGCTGTTAGCTGGAAGTGCTGTCGGTTGCTACCCTCTCCTTCCATAAAAAATGTCAGTTGTGGGCACATCTGCTCCCATCCAGCTCTCCTGCCTTCCaaccctctctctgcctctccccacAGGGCGGCTTTCCTCACTACGGAGAGGTCAACAATGACTTCCTCATGCTGAAAGGCTGCGTTGTGGGCACGAAGAAGCGTGTGCTCACTCTGCGGAAGGTGAGAGTGCAGCTGGCACTGGGAAGGGACAGACTGTAGCTCTCTACTGATAGATTTGCCACATGCAGATCACTGCTAGCTCCAAACACTGGGCAGGGTGGCCAGACGGACCCTTGATGCTGTGTTGCAGTGGGCGTGTGATGCATTAGCGTGCTGCTTCATGAGACAGATTGTTCAgctgaaggcagggcagggcaccAACTAGATTTGGAAGGAAAGCCCTAAGTTACCCTGCAAGACTGGTGCCTGTGGGTCAGTTGCTATATGGTTTGCAGGCTCCGTTCCCTCTGCAGCTGAGTTGCAGTAATTTGGGTGCAGGAAGGGATTCTGCAGACCCCTCCAGGGGTCTGGGGCCACGAACACCTGTTTCTCTTGGCCTGCCTAGGACGAGGCATGACAAACATGCATGTTCCCTGCTCTGGAGCTAGCACGGGGCTCTCCCTGGAAAGTACTGCACGTGGCAGCAGGGCTTTTGcagaggggcagcactgtgcagcTCTTCTTGCCACGGTTTTCTGCTTTCAGATTGGTCAGTCTCCATTTGCAACTAGGTGGATCGTGGTTGTGTGCAATCTGATGTATTCTCTCACCACAGCTAGAAGCTGCAAGCCTTTGAGGCTGTGATGGGGGACCTGGGAGCAGAAACCTTGGCCATAAGCAGACTGTGAGGGAATGAAGTGGCAAGTGAAGAGCAGGGTcatttcagagctgctctgcagtcCAAGGCCTCACCCACTGCCCGACCATCGGGGTGTTTCTCCGAGGAAGCAGATTTTCATGTCTAAGGGATGCACCTAGGATATTTGAACGCTGCTTCCGTCGAAGCAGGTGTCCAGATTTTTTGGCAAAAATAAGCTTGATGCATTGCGACTTCTCTCTTCCAGTCCCTTCTGGTGCACACAAACCGCCGGGCTCAGGAGGCCATTGAACTCAAGTTCATTGATACCACTTCCAAGTTTGGCCACGGCTGCTTCCAGACGGCTCAGGAGAAGCGGGCTTTCATGGTGAGTTACACTCTGTGCCAGCTCCAGCTCACAGGCCATACTCACAGCTGGGGCTGAAGCAACTGATTGACTCCAGCTAAGCATCTGCTTCTAGATACAGCAGCAGCCAAATGAGTGGTCAGGACTGTCTTGCATGAAAGACAGGCATGAATTAACTTCACACACCAGAAATTATGCTAAGGAAGAACATGATGGTTGTGTGAGTGATCCAAGACAGCCCAACTAGCAAATAATGTACCATATGGCCAATCAGTTTCCGTCCGCCATGGGATGTTTTAAACAAGCCGTTAACTTGGCAGGCACTGCAGTGGACATATGGTCTCTTTCACCCGTAATTGTGCATTTCTTTGATTTGGTTGGAATGATTTATAACTTCAGTGTTCTTAGGAGGAAAAGGTTGGGTCCAATTCAGCCACAAACTTGGGATTCTTTGGTCAGGAAGCTTTTAAAAAGGCCAGGcagtatatttttcttaaatccaGTGCAAAAAAATTTCTATATAAAACCAGAACAAGCAGAGTTCCCTGGATGGCTTTGCAGCCTACACCAGGCTGGTGCATAATTCTGAATGTGAAACTGAGGAAACATTAAGTGAGCCAGGTCTCTGGCTagcataaagaaagaaacaagttcCAGGATACCATGCAGACGTAAACCAGGTCTGAATCTGGCCTGCCAGCCATAAAACCCATGTGAAACTGGCTAAGCTGCCTTAGCCCCAGGAAAGGGGGATTGGCTATTCAAcgcctttgcagagctctttaGAGCTTAAGTTGTTTGTCTTTAGCTCAGTGTTAGGAGCTTGTTCTGGAGTCAGAACATGTGTGTTCTGCTCTTGCTGTCACTGTAAGTCCTGAGTAGCTGTGACGTGGTCC carries:
- the RPL3L gene encoding ribosomal protein uL3-like isoform X1 — protein: MSHRKFSAPRHGHLGFLPHKRSRRHRGKVKTWPKDDPSKPVHLTAFLGYKAGMTHTLREVHRPGLKISKREEVEAVTIIETPPMVVVGVVGYIETPKGLRNFKTVFAEHISDECRRRFYKNWHKSKKKAFTKYCKKWQDEEGKKQLEKDFAAMKKYCKVIRVIVHTQMKLLPLRQKKAHVMEIQLNGGTVADKVDWVRERLEKQVSVHSVFSQNEMIDVIGVTKGRGMKGVTSRWHSKKLPRKTHKGLRKVACIGAWHPARVGYSIARAGQKGYHHRTELNKKIYRIGHGIHIEDGKLVKNNASTHYDVTEKTITPLGGFPHYGEVNNDFLMLKGCVVGTKKRVLTLRKSLLVHTNRRAQEAIELKFIDTTSKFGHGCFQTAQEKRAFMGPQKKHLVKGKPHVQEEL
- the RPL3L gene encoding ribosomal protein uL3-like isoform X2 — its product is MFRAKKLQCIKAIPPQVLCSPAWPPGLPPPQEEPSPPREEISKREEVEAVTIIETPPMVVVGVVGYIETPKGLRNFKTVFAEHISDECRRRFYKNWHKSKKKAFTKYCKKWQDEEGKKQLEKDFAAMKKYCKVIRVIVHTQMKLLPLRQKKAHVMEIQLNGGTVADKVDWVRERLEKQVSVHSVFSQNEMIDVIGVTKGRGMKGVTSRWHSKKLPRKTHKGLRKVACIGAWHPARVGYSIARAGQKGYHHRTELNKKIYRIGHGIHIEDGKLVKNNASTHYDVTEKTITPLGGFPHYGEVNNDFLMLKGCVVGTKKRVLTLRKSLLVHTNRRAQEAIELKFIDTTSKFGHGCFQTAQEKRAFMGPQKKHLVKGKPHVQEEL
- the RPL3L gene encoding ribosomal protein uL3-like isoform X3, which translates into the protein MTHTLREVHRPGLKISKREEVEAVTIIETPPMVVVGVVGYIETPKGLRNFKTVFAEHISDECRRRFYKNWHKSKKKAFTKYCKKWQDEEGKKQLEKDFAAMKKYCKVIRVIVHTQMKLLPLRQKKAHVMEIQLNGGTVADKVDWVRERLEKQVSVHSVFSQNEMIDVIGVTKGRGMKGVTSRWHSKKLPRKTHKGLRKVACIGAWHPARVGYSIARAGQKGYHHRTELNKKIYRIGHGIHIEDGKLVKNNASTHYDVTEKTITPLGGFPHYGEVNNDFLMLKGCVVGTKKRVLTLRKSLLVHTNRRAQEAIELKFIDTTSKFGHGCFQTAQEKRAFMGPQKKHLVKGKPHVQEEL